A section of the Pan paniscus chromosome 7, NHGRI_mPanPan1-v2.0_pri, whole genome shotgun sequence genome encodes:
- the GLI4 gene encoding zinc finger protein GLI4, giving the protein MAALGDIQESPSVPSPVSFSSPGTPGTQHHEPQLHLHGHQHGSPGSSPKVLSQPSDLDLQDVEEVEIGRDTFWPDSEPKPEQAPRSPGSQAPDEGAGGALRSLLRSLPRRARCSAGFGPESSAERPAGQPPGAVPCAQPRGAWRVTLVQQAAAGPEGAPERAAELGVNFGRSRQGSARGAKPHRCEACGKSFKYNSLLLKHQRIHTGEKPYACHECGKRFRGWSGFIQHHRIHTGEKPYECGQCGRAFSHSSHFTQHLRIHNGEKPYKCGECGQAFSQSSNLVRHQRLHTGEKPYACSQCGKAFIWSSVLIEHQRIHTGEKPYECADCGKAFRGRSHFFRHLRTHTGEKPFACGACGKAFGQSSQLIQHQRVHYRE; this is encoded by the exons ATGGCAGCCCTAGGGGACATTCAGGAGTCCCCTTCTGTCCCGTCCCCTGTCAGTTTCTCATCACCGGGGACACCTGGAACCCAGCACCACGAGCCTCAGCTTCACCTCCATGGGCATCAACATG GCTCCCCTGGCTCCAGCCCTAAGGTGCTCTCCCAGCCGTCCGACCTGGATCTCCAAGACGTAGAGGAAGTGGAGATCGGCAGAGACACCTTCTGGCCCG ACTCCGAGCCCAAGCCGGAGCAGGCTCCACGCTCTCCTGGCTCTCAGGCCCCTGACGAGGGGGCGGGCGGGGCGCTGCGCAGCCTCCTGAGGAGCCTTCCCCGCAGGGCCCGGTGCAGCGCCGGCTTCGGGCCTGAATCCAGCGCGGAGCGGCCGGCGGGCCAGCCGCCTGGGGCCGTCCCTTGCGCCCAGCCGCGGGGCGCCTGGCGCGTGACGCTCGTGCAGCAAGCAGCGGCCGGGCCCGAGGGTGCGCCCGAGCGGGCTGCCGAGCTGGGAGTCAACTTCGGTCGGAGCCGGCAGGGCAGCGCGCGGGGGGCCAAGCCGCACAGGTGCGAGGCCTGCGGCAAGAGTTTCAAGTATAACTCGCTGCTCCTGAAGCACCAGCGCATCCACACGGGCGAGAAGCCCTACGCCTGCCACGAGTGCGGCAAGCGCTTCCGCGGCTGGTCGGGCTTCATCCAGCACCACCGCATCCACACGGGCGAGAAGCCCTACGAGTGCGGCCAGTGCGGCCGCGCCTTCAGCCACAGCTCGCACTTCACGCAGCACCTGCGCATCCACAACGGCGAGAAGCCCTACAAGTGCGGCGAGTGCGGCCAGGCCTTCAGCCAGAGCTCCAACCTGGTGCGCCACCAGCGGCTGCACACGGGTGAGAAGCCCTACGCCTGCAGCCAGTGCGGCAAGGCCTTCATCTGGAGCTCCGTGCTCATCGAGCACCAGCGCATCCACACTGGCGAGAAGCCCTACGAGTGCGCCGACTGCGGCAAAGCCTTCCGCGGCCGCTCGCACTTCTTCCGGCACCTGCGGACCCACACGGGCGAGAAGCCCTTCGCGTGTGGCGCCTGCGGCAAGGCCTTCGGCCAGAGCTCCCAGCTCATCCAGCACCAGCGGGTGCACTACCGCGAGTAG